TTGGTTGCGAAATTCGCCAGTGTTATCTGCGTTCTGAGCATTAATGCGCGCTTCGGACCAGTAGATACGGGCATCCGCGTTCAGCCAGTCATTGTCTGCCGGAGCGAGCGAGTAGGTCAGTTGCGCATCACGCTGGATCGTTGAACGGTTGGTCATCGGGTTGCTGGCATCCGCCGCACTGGTCTGCGGGTTTTTAGGTTCCCGGGCGTCATTGTTGTAGTATCGCAGCGAGCCGGCCAACGTCTGGGCGCTGTCAATTTTCCAGCTACCTTTCGCCAGCATATTGTTGATCGCTTCATCGTTTGGCGCTGTAGTACCGTCGCTTTGGCGCAAATCACCGCGATCGCGACTCGACCATGCAAGCAGTCCGTCCAGCGTATCGGTGCGCCCAAATGCGCTGGCGCCCATACCGAGGCTGTGATCGCCGGTTGCCGCGGTACCGAACACGCGGTAACCGCTGTTTTGTCCGGCTTCCAGCAGATCTTTGGCATCCGCAGTGTCATAGGCGATCACGCCGCCCAGCGCGCCGCTACCGTACAGTAGTGCGGAAGGGCCACGAACGACTTCGATACGTTTGATAAGCGCCGGGTCGAGGAAGGTGCTGTTCAGGTGTCCGGTGTCAGTTCCCTGACGAACGCCGTCAACCAGTACCAGAACGCCACGTCGATCGTAGCCGCGCAGATTCACGTCCTGGCCGTTGGTACGACCCGTTCCATCGAGGGTTAGACCCGGAACCGTCCGCAACAGATCGGCTGCCGAACTGGCGGTCTGGTTTTCCGGGGCGGTGGCATCAATCACGCTGACCATCATCGGCGCTTCAAAGGCACTACGGGCATTGCCGGTGGCGGTGACGGTCATATCCTCGACCGCCGCATAGGCTACGGTGGGCAGGTTACTGACAATCGCCAGCGCCAACAGCGATGGGCGCAGGGAAGCGGTGTGCAGGTAAGGCATAGCAACTCTCCATTAGGAAATCGAAAAGCGCTGGCTGCCTGGGTATGACCTGGGTGGCTGGCGAAATGTGTTGTTTATTTAGTCAGAATGAGTTTTCCGGCTTGCGTCTGGCGCAGCAGGTAGTGCTGACCATCATGTTCTATGATCACGCGTCCTTCGTTACCCAGCAGGGTTTTACTGTCAATTCGTCGCTCGTTTGGCGCGACGGAAGGCGGTGTTGTGTCTTTTGTAGGCGTAGCCGTTGTGTTATCCATACGTGACATAGTGTTTAAAAATAACAATCAATGTAACAATGATAATCATTATCATCAAACTGCAAATTTGCGGCAAGCGTTTTTGTGAAATAATTGTGACGAGAACGTTTTTTGCACAACAAGCGGGGAAAAACAAAGGATTAGCACCGGGCAAAGTGATATTGCCCGGCGAACAGCATTAAAAACGGCTATCAACCGCAGAGGCGAGTTTTTCAACCAACAGTTCAGTATCTTCCCAGTTCAGGCACGGGTCGGTAATGGACTGACCGTAAACCAACGGCTGGCCGCTAACGATTTTTTGAGTACCTTCACGCAGGAAACTCTCCGCCATGATCCCGGCAATTGCCGTTGAACCGTTACGAATTTGCTGGCACACATCATCACAAACGTCCAACTGACGACGATGCTGCTTCTGGCAATTGCCGTGGCTAAAATCGACCACCAGATGCTCAGGCAGGGAAAATTCGTGCAGGGTATCGCAGGCTGCGGCAATATCTTCAGCATAATAATTCGGCTTTTTACCGCCACGCATGATGATATGCCCGTAAGGGTTACCGCTGGTCTGATAAATGGTCATCTGACCGGTTTTATCCGGCGAGAGGAACATGTGACTGGCGCGGGAGGCGCGAATCGCATCGACGGCGATGCGCGTGTTGCCATCCGTTCCGTTCTTAAAACCGACCGGGCAGGAGAGCGCGGAGGCCATTTCACGATGGATCTGACTTTCGGTGGTGCGCGCGCCAATAGCTCCCCAACTGATTAAATCGGCAATAAACTGGCCGGTCACCATGTCGAGGAATTCAGTCGCCGTGGGGACGCCCAGTTCGTTGACCTGCAACAGCAGTTTTCGCGCCAGTTCAATACCGTGGTTTACACGATAACTGCCGTTCAAATCCGGGTCGGAAATCAGGCCTTTCCAGCCCACGACGGTGCGTGGCTTTTCAAAATAGGTACGCATCACGATTTCCAGACGCGCCTGGTGCTTTGTGCGCAGCGCATGTAATCGTGTCGCGTATTCCATCGCGGCATCAAGATCGTGAATCGAGCAGGGACCTACGATCACCAGTAAACGGGGATCTTCACCATTTAAAATTTTTTCTATCCGACGTCGGGAGTCCGTAACATGACGGGCGACGGAGGATGAAACAGGATGCCGTTGCGCAAGCTCTGCTGGAGTGACCAGGTTGTCAATACGCGCAGTACGGAGTTCATCGGTTCTGTTCATTACTTGTCTCAGAAATTTGTTGCTTCAACGGCAGGACTACCGGGAAGTGATGTACATCACAATATCACACTCATCCTGCCTGGTGGCGAGCATAATAACAAAAAATCGAACCAATGCACTAGCATTCTAGTACATGCGGCGATTCAGTCCCATGATATCGAGGATCTTGGTAGCAATCTCTTCTACCGAATAATTGGTACTGTTCAGCCAGGGGATCTGGTTTTTCCGGTACAGCGCTTCTACCTCAGCAACTTCCATTCGGCATTGGCGCAGCGAAGCGTACCGGCTGTTCTCACGGCGCTCTTCGCGGATGGCCGCCAGGCGCTCAGGGTCGATAGTCAGACCGAACAGCTTATGCTGCAACGGCTTCAGGGAGGCGGGAAGCACCAAATTATCCATATCATCGGCAATAAAGGGGTAGTTGGCGGCGCGGATACCAAACTGCATGGCCAGATACAAACTGGTTGGGGTTTTGCCGCAACGAGAAACGCCGAGCAGGATCACCTGGGCCTGATCGAGGTTGCGCAACGAAATACCGTCGTCGTGGGCGAGGGTGTAGTCAATGGCGGCAATGCGCGCGTCGTACTTGTTGAGGTTACCGGGATTCAGACCGTGCGTGCGATGGGCGATAGGTGTAGGGTCGAGCTTCATCTCGTGTTGTAGTGGGGCAACCAGCGCCTGCACAATATCCTGACAAAATCCCTCACTTTGCAGAATGATTGAGCGAATTTCTGGCAGGACGATGGAGTAAAACACCAAAGGGCGCACGCCAGTTTGTTGGTAGATCGCGTCAATCTGGTCTTTAACCGCGCGCGCACGACTCTCATTTTCCACAAACGGCAGCGTAATGCTGCTGATCGTGACCGGAAATTGCGACATCACCGCGTGACCCAAGACCTCGGCGGTGATGGCCGTACCATCAGAAATATAAAATACGTGACGATCAACAGCATTATCCATTTTGCTCATCCTGGGCAGACATAATTCTCTGAAAGCATAAATTAAAATTCGCCAGAAGCGAATATTGCTGCATCTTTTTTATAAAATGAAACGGTATTTTTATAATTAATGAAAAGTACATTTCATTTTTCGGAACAAATGTTTATACCGGTAGTTTTTGTGGAGATCCCCTGTGGCTCGCGGGTTTGCGCAAATGCGGAAACAATCTGAAAAAATAAAAAATAAAGTTGCTTGAACGATTCACCGTTTTTTTCGCTGGAGTAAATATGCAAAGATAATTACGCAAAATTGAGTTTCCTAACCTCGTTCAAATATAAGGATTGTTCGATGTCCAACAATGGCTCGTCACCGCTGGTGCTTTGGTATAACCAACTCGGCATGAATGATGTAGACAGAGTTGGGGGCAAAAATGCCTCCCTGGGTGAAATGATTACTAACCTTTCAGGTATGGGTGTTTCCGTACCGAATGGTTTTGCAACGACCGCCGACGCGTTTAACCAGTTTCTGGACCAGAGCGGTGTAAACCAGCGCATTTATGAGCTGCTGGATAAAACGGATATTGACGATGTCACCGAGCTTGCAAAAGCCGGCGCGCAGATCCGCCAGTGGATTATCGACACTCCTTTCCAGCCGGAGCTGGAAAATGCCGTCCGCGATGCCTACGCGCAGCTGTCAGCGGACGATGCCCATGCCTCTTTTGCTGTGCGATCTTCCGCAACCGCAGAAGATATGCCAGATGCGTCATTTGCCGGTCAGCAGGAAACCTTCCTCAACGTCCAGGGATTTGATGCCGTGCTGGTTGCCATCAAACACGTATTTGCTTCGCTGTTTAACGACCGCGCGATCTCTTATCGTGTCCACCAGGGTTATGACCATCGTGGCGTAGCGCTCTCTGCGGGTGTGCAGCGGATGGTGCGTTCTGACCTCGCGTCTTCCGGCGTCATGTTCTCCATCGATACCGAATCCGGTTTCGATCAGGTGGTGTTTATCACCTCTGCATGGGGCCTGGGCGAGATGGTCGTGCAGGGGGCCGTTAACCCGGATGAATTCTACGTGCATAAACCGACGCTGGCGGCTAACCGTCCGGCTATCGTTCGTCGCACCATGGGTTCGAAAAAAATCCGCATGATCTACGCGCCGACCCAGGAACACGGTAAGCAGGTAACGATCGAAGATGTGCCGCAGGAACAACGCGACATTTTCTCCCTGACTAACGAAGAAGTGCAGGAACTGGCCAAGCAGGCGGTGCAGATCGAGAAGCACTACGGTCGTCCGATGGATATCGAATGGGCGAAAGACGGTCATACCGGCAAGCTGTTCATTGTGCAGGCGCGCCCGGAAACCGTGCGTTCTCGTGGCCAGGTGATGGAGCGTTATACGCTGCATGCGCAGGGTAAAATTATTGCTGAAGGTCGTGCTATCGGTCACCGCATTGGCGCGGGTTCGGTCAAAGTCATCCAGGACATCAGCGAAATGAACCGTATCGAACCAGGCGACGTACTGGTTACCGACATGACCGATCCGGACTGGGAACCGATCATGAAGAAAGCAGCGGCGATTGTCACCAACCGTGGCGGTCGTACCTGTCACGCGGCAATCATTGCCCGTGAGCTGGGGATCCCTGCCGTGGTGGGCTGTGGCGATGCGACCGAGCGCATGAAAGATGGTGAGAAGGTTACTGTCTCTTGTGCCGAAGGCGACACCGGTTATGTTTACGCTGACATGCTCGATTTTAGCGTGAAGAGTTCCAGCGTGGAGACCATGCCGGATCTGCCGTTGAAGGTGATGATGAACGTCGGTAACCCGGACCGCGCTTTCGACTTCGCCTGCCTGCCAAACGAAGGTGTTGGTCTGGCGCGTCTGGAATTTATCATCAACCGTATGATTGGCGTACACCCGCGTGCACTGCTGGAGTTTGATGACCAGACGCCTGAGCTACAAAATGAAATCCGCGCCATGATGAAAGGTTTCGATTCTCCGCGTGAATTCTACGTTGGTCGTCTGACGGAAGGGATCGCGACGCTGGGAGCGGCGTTTTATCCTAAACGCGTCATCGTGCGTATGTCTGACTTTAAGTCCAACGAATATGCCAACCTGGTCGGCGGTGAGCGTTATGAACCGCATGAAGAGAACCCGATGCTGGGCTTCCGTGGGGCGGGCCGTTATGTTGCCGATAGCTTCCGCGACTGCTTCGCGCTGGAATGTGACGCAGTAAAACGTGTCCGTAACGACATGGGCCTGACTAACGTTGAAGTGATGGTACCGTTTGTACGTACCGTTGCCCAGGCGAAAGCGGTGGTGGAAGAGCTGGCACGCCAGGGGCTGAAACGCGGTGAGAACGGACTGAAGATCATCATGATGTGTGAGATCCCGTCTAACGCCTTGCTGGCCGAGCAGTTCCTCGAGTACTTCGACGGCTTCTCCATCGGCTCAAACGACATGACGCAGTTGGCGCTGGGGCTGGATCGTGACTCTGGTGTGGTTTCTGAACTGTTTGATGAGCGTAACGACGCGGTGAAAGCGCTGCTGTCAATGGCGATTCGTGCAGCCAAGAAACAGGGCAAATACGTGGGTATTTGCGGTCAGGGCCCATCTGACCATGAAGACTTTGCGGCCTGGCTGATGGAAGAGGGGATCGACAGCCTGTCGCTGAACCCGGACACTGTCGTACAGACCTGGCTAAGTCTGGCTGAACTGAACAAGTAACATCATGCCTTATCCGGCCTATTCAACGTAGGCCGGATAAGATACGCTAGCGTCGCCATCCGGCACTTTATCCTGCAACACTCTCCACGCTCAAACGCTGAATAATATCCTGACGCAGTTGGTATTTTTGTACTTTACCGGACGCTGTGCGTGGTAATTTCTCCACGATCACAATGTGCTCAGGGTATTTGTACTTTGCCACCCGCTTGCGACTAAAAAAGGCTACCACTGACTCCAGTGACAGCGAATGATGCGGCGGTTTTAGCACCACATAAGCACATGACCTTTCACCTAAGCGTTCGTCCGGCATCGCGACAACGCAGGCATCGTGAATGCGGGGGTGCTGCAATAAAATATCCTCAACTTCGCGGCTGCTGATGTTTTCTCCACCGCGGACAATGATATCTTTTTTCCGTCCGGTGATTTTGATGTACCCCGCATCGTCCATTCGGCATAAGTCGCCGCTGTAATACCAGCCGTCTTGATCCAGCGCACGGGCGGTGAGTTCGGGTTCATCGAGATAGCCCATAAACACATTGGGACCGCGTGAGGCTTCTTCGCCTTCTACACCCGCAGGCAACGTATTGCGTGCTTCATCCACCACTTTAATTTCGACGCCTGCAGCAGCATATCCGTCGGTATCCATCATGCGAGAAAGCGAATCATCGAGATTGACCAGCGCATGCGGGGAACTCTCTGTCGAGCCATAAATGCTTAATAATTTTATGCCGAGCTGCTGGCAGTCACGGGCAATCTTCTGTGGAATGGTTGTGCCCCCACATAAGAAAAAGCGTAGCGATGAGAGATCGCTTGGCCGTTTATCCATGCTACACAACATGTCGTAGACGAAGGGCGTTGCGCCGAGCACACAGGTACAGCGTTGTTGTTCCAGCAGTTCAAGACAGGCGGCTGGGGTGAAAATATCTAACAATACGCTGCGTGCGCCGATTAAAAACGGTGCGGTAACGCCATGCAGAAAACCGGTAGCGTGTCCCAGTGGTGCTGGCATTAAAAACACATCCTGCCAGGTGAGATTAAGACGGGCACAGTAGGCGCGCTCGCTGGCAAGGATGTTGTTGTGGGTCAGCATTACGCCTTTTGGCATTCCCTCGGTACCGGAGGTAAACAACACCGCCGCCAGTTCATCGGCGTGAACATTAATCGTTTGGGTTAATGGCGGAGCTAAAAGCAGTTGGCTGAGCGCTAGCGAGGTCGTTGCCGGAGCCAGTTTATCCACGGCAACGATCTGTTGCAGATGTGGCAACTGGTTTTGTAAGGGCAGGATCAGATCGACCGGTCGGGTCTGTTTAAACAGCGTCGGTGCGAAAAAAATCTTCGCCTTGCACTTATTCAACACCCATACCATCTCTGCTTCACGCCACGCTGGCAGCAGCGGTACAGAAACGGCCCCGGTTTTCAGGCAGGCCAGGTAGATAATCGTAAACTCGCACCAGCCCGGTAGCTGGAAGGCAATGCGATCGCCAGGTTGAATACCGCAGGCTAAAAACCAGGTTGCCAGATTGCTGGCCGCGCTATCGAGTGCAGCATAGGTGTATGAAGCGCCATGGTTATCAACCACCGCGATTTTATCTGGCATGGCTCTGGCAGTTTGGTTCCAGTAATCGCCAAGCGAAGCATCTCCCCATAAACCCTGTTGCCGCCAGACTTCGCGACGTTCGGCGTTAAACGTTAGTGTGATACTCATGAAGTTATTCCCTGGATGATTTCGGCATACATCTGACCGGATGGCCGGCGTGGCCGAACCGGTGTACTACAGGTAAAATCCGTTAGCCGTAGCGAAAATCAATGCCAAATGTTCCGACCGGATATTCCCATTGGTCGAGGATCGTGTCGCCGCACAGTACTCGACACGTTCCGCACTCCAGGCAACCAGCAGAATCAAAATGAATGTTTCCACTCTCGTCCTGCTTATAGAGCCCGGCGGGGCAGGCTTTCAGCAGCTTGCGAAATTCATTAAGGTCTGGATGTTCGGCCAGGATGATGTGCGGGTGGCCTTCATCGACATTGAATTTATTGACGCCCAGTTTGACGTCAACGTTAACAGTATTGTCCTGACTCATAGTGCAGTTGCCCCCTTGATACCGTCTTTCAGTAAGTTCATCAGTCCGATTTGTTTGGCATGGGACATAATCATCTTGCGAACCGGTTGATTTGGACGTCCGTCAACGGTGAACATATCGCTCATGATGTCGGCCACCATACGCGGATACTGGGTGAACAAACGTGGGTTTTCCATCAACGCCGGGATCTTGCGAAAATGTTGTAAATCACGCATCACACAGCCTTGTTCAAGCGCGCGTTTGTAGTCCATCAGGCTGCTGGCAGAGAAATCCTGTCGTTCTTTTGCTGCAATGGCTGTTTGGGCAGCGGCTTCTGCGGAAGCGATGGCCAAATCCATACCTCGCACCGTGAAACCCAGGTTCAAACAGAAACCGGCGGCATCACCGACGATCATCACACCGTCATCGACCAGCTTTGGAACCATTGCCAGACCGCCTTCCGGCACCATATGCGCGGAATATTCCAGTAATTCACCACCGGCAATCAATGGTCGAATAGTTGGATGTTGCTTAAAGTCTTCCAGCATTTGTGGAATACTTTTTGTGGCATGGGCAATATCCCCCAGACCACACACCAGCCCCAGAGAGATGGAGTCCTGGTTGGTATACAAAAAACCTCCTCCCATCAATCCATCAGACGGTGAGCCTGCAAACAGCCAGGCCGCGCCCTCATTACCTGAAAGGTTGAAGCGATCTGCAATGACTGCTGGAGGTAAGCCGATCAGCTCTTTTACGCCAACGGCATAGTGATGTGCAGAAGAGGGAGGAACCATCCCCAGGGACCGCCCCAGCATAGAGTTGACGCCATCGGCCAGGATGACAATATTGGCTTCCAGGATATCGTCACCGGCCTGGACTCCGGTGACCTTATTACCTTCGCGGATCAGAGCATCGACGCGCACACCGGGGATGAACTGCACGCCAGCTTGTTCCGCTTTTTCCATTAGCCATGGGTCAAGTCTGTTGCGCAAAACGGTATACGAATCCTGCGTTGGTGCGTCAGCTTTTTCACGATGGAAATCGAGAGTGACGGCGCTTTCTTCGGTCAGAAAGGAGATTTTTTCGCGGGTGACTTTACGCTCGAGCGGCGCCTCCTGCGCGAACCCTGGCATGATGCGCTCAAGGCTATGCGCGTAGAGTCTTCCGCCGGTCATATTTTTACTGCCTGCACTGTTTCCGCGCTCAATGACCAGCACGTCCAGTCCGGACAGAGCCATAACGTAGCCTGCAACCGTACCCGCCACGCCAGCACCGACCACAATGGCATCAAATTTTTCATCTGACATGCTTTATGCTCCCTTCCCGCTGCAAGGGCAGCGGGAGATGTGCGTTAAATGGGGGGATTAGCGGCTGAGATGTTCGATAAGGGCCGGAACAACTTTGTAGATGTCGCCTACCAGGCCGTAATCGGCATAATTGAAAATAGGGGCTTTCTTGTCTTTGTTGATAGCAACAATGACTTTCGCGCCGTTACCACCGACCATATGCTGAATTTGTCCTGAAATGCCCAACGTCAGATAAAGGTCTGACTTCAGTAACACACCAGAAACGCCAATGTAGCGTTCGCGCTCCATCCAGTTTTCGCCTTCGGCGATCGGGCGCGAGCAGCCCACTTCTGCCCCCAGTACCGATGCCAACTGATGCACCATCTCCAGATCGTGTTGCGCAACCAGGCCGCGACCCACGCCAACCACACGTTTGGCTTTACTGAGGTCCACGCTGCTCACGGATTTAGCGCGACGTTCCTGGCACATAATTTCATGAAGCGGTGCGATGTAAGCTGCTGGGACAACAGGGCAGTTGTGCGAGGCGTTTTCCGCTACAGGTTCAAGCAGGCCAGGGGCAAGAGTGATAATTGCCAGCGCGCTTTTGATTTTTTCTTTGCCGAATGCCAGCCCACCATACATTCGGTGCTCTGCGAACACTGTGCCATCCTCAAGAGTCACCGATATTGCGTCGTTCACCATCGCGGCATTGAGTTGGATGCTTAACCGTGCCCCAAGTGATTTCGCGCGCTTTGTGGCTGACATCAACAGCATTCCGGCGTGTTCTTGCATCAGCGCCGCGATGGTTTCGGCGTAATTTTCTACACGCTGTAAACCGGAGGGGGCTTCGAGCACGATTATTTCATCGGCACCCAGAGGTTTAACCTGATTAGCCTGTTCGCTGCCTTGTACAATAAGATGGACATGCTCACCCCACTGACGTGCGCCGGTCATTAATTCTGCGTAGCGTTCTACGTTATCGCTGAACACCCATACGTTAGCTAATTTACTCATGACAATTTCTCTCCGTTGAGCTTAGTTCAGGGCTTTTTTAAGGTGTTCAGCCAGTTCGGCAATGGCTTCAGCCGAGTCATTTTCCAGAATGATGTGCTTACGTTCTGTTTGTGGCGGTACAGTGAGGCTTACCAGTTCCGCTAACGGTGACGCAGGCGTCCAGCCAATATTGCTGGCTTGCCATGGTGTGACGGGCTTTTTACCCGCGCCGAGAATGGCTTTCATTGAGGGAATACGCGGCGTGTTGATATCCGAGGTTACGCAGAGTACGGCGGGGAGCGGCAGGTCGATCACTTCAACCTCGTCTTCCAGCACGCGCTCAACCACAATGCGGTCGCCGTTACGTTGGATGTTGCTGACGGCGTTAATCACCGGGAGTTGCAACTGTTCGCCAACCAGTAAGCCAACCTGTTGGGCATAGATATCCCCCGATCCTTCTCCGAACAGCATCAGGTCGAAATTCATATTTTTGGCCGCGCAGGCCAGCGCTTGAGCGGTGTCGCGGGGCAATGAATGCTCCAATTGCGGATCCTGCACCATGAACAAACTGTCCGGTCCACGTGACAGCACGTCTTTACGCACTTTGGAATTTTGCAGTAGCGATCCGCCCACGGTTAAAGCGACGATTTCATCACCCTCCGCACTCAGTTGCGCCGCGGCCTCAATCGCATTCAGATCAAACTGGCTGATTTTGGCATCGGCCCGGTCAAAGTTAAGCGAATGCTGTGGGGTAACAACAATGTCCTGTTCTTCAGGCACCAACTTAAAGCAGGTTATTATTTTCATGGCATCTCCAGTCATCCACAGTAGGGAAAATTAACTGAAAATAGTTTGCGGCAGAGAGGGGACAGTTTTCGACGGGGCAATCTGTTTTCATTCCCAACAATCTTGCAAAAAAAAGTGCTGCGGGAATGCTTGTTTTATAAACGAGAGCTCGGCCTTGTGTACTGAAGAGAAAAAAGAGCAAACAAACCAGGGAAGGATAATTGCGAAATGCATCATGTTTTTTATCGTTTTTACGCTTAAATTGTTTCTGATATGTAAATTGTTAATGTTGAATTAATAACATTTATTCTTTTCGTTTTTTATCAAACGGAAATAAACGTGGAAAACAACGCAATGAGGCAGGAGGTATCATCTTGCAGTCGACGCAAATAATTTTGTTTCGCCAGCAAGGAATAACGTTGTATAACGTTATTATCGTTTTCACTTTTCGATATTCATTATTCACAAAATTACTGCCTTTAGGTGGAGGTTGTCATGTATCAACGCTGCTTTGATAATGCCATTGAGACCCTTTTTGAGCAGGGGAAAACGCCGAGATTTTCCCGATTCGTCATTAGCGATGATCCTAACTGGGAGTCCGGACATCATGTTCATGATAATGAAACGGAGCTTATCTATGTTAAAAAGGGGGTTGCAAGATTAATCATCGACTCTTCGCTGTATGTCGCGCATGCCGGGGACATTGTGGTGATTGAGCAAGGGCGATTGCATGCGGTTGCATCTGATAGCAGCGCACCTGCTACCACTTACACCTGCGCACTCTACGGTTTCCGGTTTAACAGTTGGCAGGACAATCAGCTATTGCAGATGCACTCGTGTCCGGTCATTAGCGTCAGCCAGGGTAAAGAGGTTATTAAGAGTATTTTTAATGAGCTGGGGGTGATGCTCCCGCAGAGCAAGAACAACCTGACGTCTTCCGCTTATGACGCATTCGCGTATGCATTAACCGTGTTATATTACGAAAACTTTAAAAATGCTTACCGCTCTGAACAGGGATATATTAAAAAAGATGTCTTAATTAAAGATGTATTGGTCTATTTAAATAACAACTTCCGCGAAAAAATTACTCTCGAACAGTTATCTAAAAAATTCCGCGCCAGCGTGAGCTATATCTGCCATGAATTTACCCGCGAGTATCGTATATCACCCATCAATTATGTTATTCAACGGCGAATGACAGAAGCGAAATTTTCCCTGACCAATACGGAGGCCTCGTTGGCGGAAATTTCGTGGCGGGTAGGGTATGAAAACGTCGATCATTTTGCCAAACTTTTTCAGCGGCATGTGGGGTGTACGCCCAGCGATTATCGTAAGCAGTTTAAAAATAACCTTGCTGAGCAGGAATGCTT
This window of the Citrobacter freundii ATCC 8090 = MTCC 1658 = NBRC 12681 genome carries:
- a CDS encoding electron transfer flavoprotein, producing MKIITCFKLVPEEQDIVVTPQHSLNFDRADAKISQFDLNAIEAAAQLSAEGDEIVALTVGGSLLQNSKVRKDVLSRGPDSLFMVQDPQLEHSLPRDTAQALACAAKNMNFDLMLFGEGSGDIYAQQVGLLVGEQLQLPVINAVSNIQRNGDRIVVERVLEDEVEVIDLPLPAVLCVTSDINTPRIPSMKAILGAGKKPVTPWQASNIGWTPASPLAELVSLTVPPQTERKHIILENDSAEAIAELAEHLKKALN
- a CDS encoding AraC family transcriptional regulator, which encodes MYQRCFDNAIETLFEQGKTPRFSRFVISDDPNWESGHHVHDNETELIYVKKGVARLIIDSSLYVAHAGDIVVIEQGRLHAVASDSSAPATTYTCALYGFRFNSWQDNQLLQMHSCPVISVSQGKEVIKSIFNELGVMLPQSKNNLTSSAYDAFAYALTVLYYENFKNAYRSEQGYIKKDVLIKDVLVYLNNNFREKITLEQLSKKFRASVSYICHEFTREYRISPINYVIQRRMTEAKFSLTNTEASLAEISWRVGYENVDHFAKLFQRHVGCTPSDYRKQFKNNLAEQECLMPEV